The sequence gagaaagataagttgaatgattcctctcatgggtacattcctatcaactcctccactagatctagcaacatgttTGACtctcatgattccctctatgatgttatgtctccttttgaatccaaagataagcctttcaatcactatgaccatgctttattagATGATGCCCTTggtgactttatgtctttgcctaaactttcaaacaagaataatgcatctaaaaggttgaTCAAagtgatcaatgtgaatgaacatagcaaactactttttgttgtccaaggttcttatccttctccaacttcacctcttcctaatcaacctcttttcacggttcaaggtggatatggtcatgattcctttagcactccaaacaaacctatcattacagttcaaggaaggaatcccactaagagtccttatagctatgctaaacaactaactgaggagagttataatgtggttgcccatacctataacacgagaaacaataggcaacctaaccctcctccggTTTTTCTGACTCCTCTACCTAATTCTCAACTCATTCTTCCTTAAGAACCTcacatttcacaaacccttggtaaggaatatgatcttgttgaacaacttaaagctactcctaccaggatatccctttgggatttgattcaaacttccttgactcatcatggaatgctacaagatgcgttgaaaacattgaatgtcccacccgtagtgacatccaataatatggcttccttgattcactctattacatcaccaaaggctcagattgtgtttacacaagatgagttgccctcTAGTGAAGTTCAACAATAACATGATCCCTTAATGATTACGGTCATTATAAATTATAGTgtgataagatgaacactagtggacaatggttctggccttaatgtttgtagcattaacttgttgcataagatcaatgttgatacatctcttattaagcctgattatctcactatctgtggctttgataattttgctaaatcttcattaggtattatcacctttcctgttaaggtaggtcttgttactttacctactcctatccatgtcatgtctagatAGTTGgcatacaacttgttgctagggagaccttggattcatatcatgcaagttgttccttctacattgcataggaaaattaagttcattcacaacaatacaacatacaccttgttaggtgacacaagatttcaagcttgtttacaaacatcaagttctaaatactcttcaatcaattcttccccaactatcttagaaagttcctctaaagcttctactttgattagtgtgaccagttcatcaaacctatctcctatatctAGATCGatccccaatacttcctcaagtggacctaaggttcttaaGGAAGAGTCTTCTCGGCTCTACTCTACGACAGAGAACACTTTCTCTTCTAAAaggattcttgcagaagatgattggggatcccttgatttcaatcctactttcgtagGGGAATATAGAATTCCCCCTAGAAAacctaaggttgaaaagaagaaagaagaagaacctaaaaagaaatctacTTTGTATGGCctattgagtaataactttgttgTGGCTTCTCAAACTTGTTATCCCTTAGTTTTTGgcctagaggattttgatccttcactgtttgaaaatcctccttctccttcgcaaatgactaacctttatggtcctggttttcgcATCCTAGCTctgtgtggatataatggaaatggatgtggtgctcaagagaaagaaattaaggttcccttggaaaacaacttttaggatatgacatttgggcttggttatgatcttGTCAAGCATACTAAAGTCTCTAGgtgaccatctattagtgttaatgtcatttttgcttatctctcactaaaatatccagaatatattgactatgacccttcttgtgtcttcgctttggatgttttttctaccgatgattcctttgatgaattcttgggagcttatgacaaccttcctcgctATCACCATAACCAcagttttccctattgtttaaatgtgatgtgaaagcttactttgggaaagaaaggaataatgatgagatagctaaagaatttcctcaattgagagatgctcctcaacaaagcaatctcctaataaatgacaccattgatatcaagatggttccttgtgttgaagataagatcaagatagggaaatatcttaacgaagaagagaaaaaatagtatgctaagttgttacatgaatttcctgagatctttgcttggatatattctgacatgcctgacgtagatcctaagattgtcactcataacattttcctaattcctgatgctaaacctgtgaagcaaaagatttgaaagattcaccctaaagtggaattacttgttaaagctgagattgaaaaattttggatgttggattcatcaatCCTATTGATtatccccatggatttcaaacattgtggttgtggctaaagctgaaaacaagattaggatgtgtacaaatttttcatgatttgaacaaggcctctttaaaggatgattttcccctcccaaatattgatatgatagtagattcaatagcagagcattctttattatactttatggatggtttctcgggatataatcaaatcttcatcaatccacaagatcaatataaaactgatttcaccactccttggggtacgttttatTGGAtcgtgatgccttttggattgaaaaatgcaggcgcgACCTATCAATGTTCGATGATTCTcatcttccatgattatatgcTTAAGCCCTTaaaagattacattgatgacatcttagccaaaacCGTTCTtcgtacagatcatgttaagatccttcgtcaaatatttgagagaatttgtaagtataacatgcgtttgaatcctcagaaatgtgtttttggtgtggatagtggaaaactattaggattcatagtttcacatcattgtgttgaggtggatacgaagaagatagatgttattgttaacatgccacctcctaagaatgtctcccaactaaaaagtttgcaaggaaagatccaagctattcgtaggttcatctctcaacttgcagatcatacttttcccttcacacaattgcttaaaaagaatatcactttccaatggaatgaggattgtcgtcaagcattcgaagacttaaaaacttatttggccaatcctcccattcttcaacctgTTGATCCTACTAAGACTTTTCTTCTATACACcgttgcttcccctcaagctcttatagtcttattggcacaatgtgataaagaTGGTAGAGAGtgcccggtttattacataagccacactctactCGATTACGAAGTCCAATATTCTGCAATAAAAAGacaatgccttgctttagtcttttcaacccaaaagttgaggcattatctcttgaatgttcagatccatgttatcattaaatttgatcctcttaaagatcttttctctaaaactgacctTTCTAGAtgtttagctaagtgggttatgatgttgattgAGTTTGTCTCAAAAAAGGCAATAAAAGATCAacattgactgatcacttagttgatgctctttcacccttctccctacctaatccagagtcttttcctgatgaatacattcttttcattgaagttgatgagacttgggaactgtactttgatggctctaagtgttgtacaggatcgggggcaagggtggtcttaatctctcctaaaaagaagcctatttctttatcatatcgtctcaatcTCTTATGTACCAGCAACATTGGTGagtatgaagctcttatagctagaattaaagcagCCTTGGCGTTGAATATGAAACACTTACATATTTATGGATATTCTCAACTAATCACAAGACAAGTGACATGAGTTTATCAatctaagcaagacaaattattaCAATGTAAAGATCTAAatttatccttgttgcaaaaaaTTGATTCCTATACCATGGAGTcggttccttgaaaagataattgacacattgatgtgatggcatgtgtttcctctcttgtgtctttaggagactccttggtagatcttaaattcactattcacaaccttacttccccggctattgctgataatcctaatAATGTGGCATATTATTgcattgggtaagtgcaccaagatggttaacagaaaagtggccacatgcccaaaaaaaaccaaatttttcataacccgtgtggGTTCTGAAAATgcaaaaacgtgctaggcttggtaacaccaagcctagccaaaaacaatttaaaaaataaaaagttcctcaaaacccctcctgggttttgaggaacattttgttttttaataaaaattaaaagtttctcaaaacccgtgtGAGTTTTACGAaacattttttttgtgtgtgtaggcCACGGGTTTTAGCCATTTTCAacgccaaaacccatggaacaacaacAAGAGAAAGCCAAAAATCCATAGAACCCACACGGGTTtgtaattattttggattttcccagcactgagagcaattttcaacaatggcaccccatcgAATAGGTAAGATtttattggtttgattatttttgtttgcattttaattgaagtagggttttttaattgatttaagttttgtttttattaatttgatgtcagattcttcaagcaatccccaaaaatgaaatagaaaacaaagacctcctcctgcacaagcaacacaagcaaaccttgtaaacattgcacatgagcaacaagaaaaccctcaagacgTTGCTCCACAGctacaaaatcctcaaaatgatgctcctcaacaaccaccaccaccctgtAACCCTCCACgacctccattagatcatgtagatgccacacgagaggatctcatcaatcaccttacacaaaatagtgcccaaagttctttattggtgaataggttgaggtcctctaggcttgagcaccactcaaccctcaccagaacactagaaacaatggccaatagtgaaaatgaggtatctagggaggttacgaaatggggttcatggagggatagacgtcaaacattttatgcggatgggttgtcatatgatcaagtgaaaaaaagggtatagttaaagctgacatatgtgctcttttcaccgatcctattaccagtaacaacctagaactaaatacgactcggtttcctatacattggtgtgttcatgctaggttgaaagaagctttttggataggtggtatatggtctttgaccaaccaccttgcaATAATTgagaggtgcctctatattttttgagaaagttgtattgtgagtttatcctcggtgagaagccgaattactttgacatccgacaattttagggtagagggagaggctctgcgcaGGATAGACCTAGGGTCCATAGGGTGGTAGAACCACAACATAGGAGGCGCACAACTCCtgaacccatggttcatgtcactatccctatatccttgaaggagtctatggaattatagaCTCTTTAGGTagttgcatcattgactgatgtcattgttcaacatgaCACACAATTGGTTGGAGAAGAGGATGTATGAGCAcctgcaacacctccttcatcaatgacaccttgTTCATTAGCAACACCTCCTTCATtagtggcacctccttcatcaacatcacctgatgcatcatttggcacgagccagcccattcaacatatgtgccccacctgctagggtgtatgttctagtgtagacACTGATGCGAACAaggatggtttgacatctcatttgtatacatgttgcaggagtagatgccatgcttccactatagaggatgtggTAGTTTACtccacctgcctcgaggacatctcatgtgagaaagccatcctctagcactccaaggcagaaaaagatatcctctcggacacccaaacgacataaggtaattcagtacaattaaaattcatttgttgaaatgtattatgattaaacatgtatatgtagatattgataaatgcacttaatttatttcttctttatatagaaacatatggggtttatggaattaatgaatgcacctgatgtcgatgaggttcagcagagggaagaggtgaaatcttcatattcactttggattgcattcttgattgttcgaaataactaaatacttttatgtctatatcacatgttatcatttttcatacaggaaatggtaatagttgcattagattcgactaggcctcctaaggttacaggagaactatacgaggctttggtgtgcatttgttctacatatgttaaaaatatttgttctatctattttgtcaacaactttgggttattaacttataaaattgtctttaacctattacaggccccttccaaacttcctactaatgttctaccattccatttaagtagaagtcctacacgtataatatgggatccaacacgaccaagggaaaaggtatgtatatcttagatcaactccttttcactaagtgcacaacagagttgaaaccctctagttaactcctcttggatcacttaccatggatataggaaatggtcataactgattcatctgtgactttgcctcctacgaccacaacacatccatctgaggctccgatatgctttagttttttagtctattaatttttagttattatgtgttatttgacatatatgttattaacatgtattaatgttgttttaccagttacaacccccttcaagacatcccacggatcctcaacctcacccaattgtagaagacatagatgaggtaatcaacatttcaacttcaaacaatttagagttcagtatttagttattttgatgttatattgaaaaaatatatctgattcgacatttgaattgtccttgtgcagccacgtcctgcttcgaagaggctcgattttgatgatccgccacagtcatagatatgatggtatgatgaaagaataagtatccggtagattaatgagagggggggtgaatcagtaaataaaaaaactgatacaaacttcccaaactcaaactcaatcacacaaagtaaacttatcaatgaaatactgctatcaagatcaatactcataagaatatcgattgattgttatagcaacttaacagtaaacaatgtagacacctaaaaatgtctcattgatcatgtactaattattcctctaattgattaaataattatttaattatttaattaagttaattaatctaattcttttaatttcatatttcctcatcatcttactaattattctatttcctattctatcatcatttaatcattttaatcattttctaatgttaattaaatatttattatttaattaattctgattaattccacaatttaaatagtctttattatttaaataattttgttctcaatttctatctctaatcatgtaatcattaaccattttcta is a genomic window of Cryptomeria japonica chromosome 7, Sugi_1.0, whole genome shotgun sequence containing:
- the LOC131060189 gene encoding uncharacterized protein LOC131060189, which gives rise to MVIVALDSTRPPKVTGELYEALVCICSTYVKNICSIYFVNNFGLLTYKIVFNLLQAPSKLPTNVLPFHLSRSPTRIIWDPTRPREKLQPPSRHPTDPQPHPIVEDIDEPRPASKRLDFDDPPQS